From Varibaculum massiliense, a single genomic window includes:
- a CDS encoding sensor histidine kinase has protein sequence MRRRALLMVFQSVLVSLTLLGLPLAILAPSYVWQSSQRAQDQQAVTLSRYLDQIGVHDLDRTRKAVIQWRRVYAPEAQIRIDHQEKRIFDSGPIGTDWQLYSHARSAGGLYVSVRSSAVPVIWSAVGAVCAVLICGAVALGAGTAFAFHGSRRLAAPLIYLSAQAEQVGSGAVQARLEPTGIEEIDLVSEELSRSGERIVGRIAKERQFASDVTHQLRTPLTALSMRIEEIQYLSDDEEVRSEAEACLEQVERITQVVEDLKKRAQQASHGHTQAVKMEEIFRQQKDEWEPQFAAVGRQIVFNNLVTDRLPLATPSSLSQAIATLVENSLKYGAGTVTVSTRKGVSSRSIFVEVADEGEGVSEDIAPDIFRRGVSGHGSSGIGLALAKDLIEADGGRIELTNRQPAVFTISLAAVSESMSPDRLLPQGGLVVIGRRHGRH, from the coding sequence ATGCGCCGCCGCGCGCTGTTAATGGTTTTTCAGTCAGTGTTGGTATCGCTGACCCTATTGGGACTACCTTTGGCAATTTTGGCTCCGTCGTACGTGTGGCAGTCCAGCCAGAGAGCCCAAGATCAGCAAGCGGTTACCCTGTCACGTTATCTGGATCAGATTGGGGTACACGACCTGGATCGTACCCGAAAGGCAGTTATCCAGTGGCGACGCGTCTATGCTCCCGAAGCTCAAATCCGTATTGACCATCAGGAAAAGCGTATTTTTGATTCTGGCCCCATAGGCACTGACTGGCAACTGTATTCCCACGCTCGCAGCGCTGGGGGTCTCTACGTTTCTGTGCGTTCCTCGGCGGTGCCAGTGATTTGGTCCGCGGTAGGGGCAGTTTGTGCGGTGCTCATCTGCGGGGCGGTGGCACTGGGGGCGGGCACCGCCTTCGCTTTCCATGGTTCGCGCCGGCTGGCTGCGCCCCTAATCTATCTTTCTGCCCAGGCAGAACAAGTGGGTTCCGGGGCAGTGCAAGCCCGGCTAGAGCCTACTGGAATCGAAGAGATTGACCTGGTAAGTGAGGAACTTTCTCGCTCCGGGGAAAGGATTGTGGGTCGGATTGCCAAGGAGCGCCAGTTCGCTTCGGACGTCACTCACCAGTTGCGCACCCCCTTGACCGCCCTGTCAATGCGGATAGAAGAAATCCAATATCTAAGCGATGACGAAGAGGTACGCAGCGAAGCTGAAGCCTGCCTGGAACAGGTAGAACGAATCACCCAAGTGGTAGAGGATTTGAAGAAGCGCGCACAGCAGGCCAGTCACGGTCACACCCAGGCAGTGAAAATGGAGGAGATTTTCCGTCAACAAAAGGACGAGTGGGAGCCCCAATTCGCAGCAGTAGGACGCCAAATTGTTTTTAATAACTTGGTAACTGACCGTTTACCCTTGGCGACCCCCTCTTCACTTTCGCAGGCCATTGCCACTTTGGTAGAGAATTCTTTGAAATACGGGGCAGGTACGGTCACGGTTTCTACCCGCAAAGGAGTCTCCTCGCGCTCAATCTTCGTAGAAGTTGCTGACGAGGGCGAGGGGGTGAGCGAAGATATTGCCCCCGATATTTTCCGGCGGGGAGTTAGCGGTCACGGGTCCAGTGGAATCGGTCTGGCGCTGGCGAAAGACCTGATTGAAGCCGATGGAGGTCGCATTGAGCTAACTAATCGTCAGCCGGCGGTTTTTACGATTTCCCTAGCGGCTGTTTCCGAGTC
- a CDS encoding response regulator transcription factor → MTTVLLVEDDPAISEPLARALGREGYEVRAHGTGRGALGEIIGADLVILDLGLPDMDGLDVAREIRSQGSSVPILVLTARTDEVDMVVGLDAGADDYVTKPFRLAELLARVRALLRRAGSDFQDDTLEAQDIKIDVSAHRAFQDGRELQLTAKEFDLLRILIKEAGNVVPRQVIMQEVWGSDPAGSTKTLDMHISWLRRKLGDDAAYPYYISTVRGMGFRFETDRK, encoded by the coding sequence ATGACTACAGTTTTACTTGTTGAAGACGATCCGGCCATCTCGGAACCCCTGGCACGTGCGCTAGGGCGAGAAGGCTACGAAGTGCGCGCCCACGGTACCGGTCGCGGAGCTCTCGGTGAAATAATTGGCGCTGACCTGGTGATACTCGATTTAGGGTTGCCCGATATGGATGGGTTAGACGTGGCTCGGGAGATTCGCTCCCAAGGGTCTTCGGTGCCGATTTTGGTGCTGACCGCCCGCACTGACGAAGTTGATATGGTGGTTGGTCTGGATGCAGGCGCGGATGACTATGTAACCAAGCCTTTCCGGCTAGCGGAACTCTTGGCGAGGGTGCGCGCCCTGTTGCGCCGCGCTGGTAGCGACTTCCAAGATGACACTCTAGAGGCGCAAGACATTAAAATTGATGTTTCCGCTCACCGTGCTTTTCAGGATGGACGGGAGCTGCAGCTGACCGCCAAAGAGTTCGATCTGCTGCGTATTTTGATTAAAGAGGCGGGCAATGTGGTTCCTCGCCAGGTGATTATGCAGGAGGTATGGGGCTCGGATCCCGCGGGTTCCACCAAGACCTTGGATATGCATATTTCCTGGTTGCGCCGAAAACTGGGCGATGATGCTGCCTATCCCTATTACATTTCTACTGTGCGGGGAATGGGATTTCGTTTCGAGACCGACCGAAAGTAG
- a CDS encoding adenylate/guanylate cyclase domain-containing protein — MSESMSAARLARNTVMRPVWKLIGGAPTMTMREMAEHVGVEIKVVERFWTSCGFPKADPDTYMFTEQDAQAIKEWIHEIRNSALSPGTVTSLLRAQSYLADRLVLWQLEAIVTDFQERMGLDDTSARLVVLDKIDQYIELLQSQLGYAWRRQMAYLLLNTNREVEMREGKEAAPDSYPLDRCMGFVDMVAYTRRSSTMTGSALADMVQTFEMACRDVVTTRGGRVVKTLGDAVLFVADELLVAADIVCAIVERLKQEPELQPVRASLVHGRVVSRSGDIFGPPVNLASRLVDIAPRGQILMDATSAKQLQELDTQGFFAVSPAETQDLQGLGEVEAWLLTRDKSVHTAQPLIRRSTLEIASPLVKKR; from the coding sequence GTGAGTGAATCCATGTCTGCTGCCCGGCTAGCGCGCAATACCGTGATGCGTCCGGTGTGGAAACTCATCGGGGGAGCTCCCACGATGACTATGCGTGAAATGGCAGAGCATGTGGGGGTAGAGATTAAGGTCGTAGAACGTTTTTGGACTTCTTGTGGCTTCCCCAAGGCAGATCCGGACACCTATATGTTCACAGAGCAAGACGCACAGGCGATAAAGGAATGGATTCACGAGATTAGAAACAGTGCGCTGTCACCTGGTACCGTAACTTCGTTACTGCGCGCCCAGTCCTATCTGGCCGATCGCCTAGTGCTTTGGCAGTTAGAGGCGATTGTCACCGATTTTCAAGAGCGCATGGGTCTGGATGACACCTCAGCGCGCCTGGTGGTTCTGGATAAAATCGATCAATACATAGAACTATTGCAATCCCAACTGGGTTATGCCTGGCGCCGGCAGATGGCGTATCTGCTGCTCAACACGAACCGGGAAGTAGAAATGCGGGAAGGGAAAGAGGCTGCCCCCGATTCTTACCCCCTGGATCGTTGCATGGGGTTCGTGGATATGGTTGCCTATACTCGCCGTTCTTCCACTATGACTGGGTCAGCGCTGGCAGATATGGTGCAAACTTTTGAAATGGCTTGCCGAGACGTGGTTACTACTCGCGGAGGGCGAGTGGTGAAAACTCTGGGGGATGCAGTCTTGTTCGTTGCTGATGAACTGTTGGTTGCCGCCGATATTGTGTGCGCAATCGTTGAGCGGTTGAAGCAGGAGCCGGAGCTCCAGCCGGTGCGAGCCTCACTAGTTCACGGGCGGGTAGTTTCCCGTTCCGGCGATATTTTTGGCCCGCCGGTCAACCTAGCCTCTCGCCTGGTAGATATTGCTCCCCGCGGACAAATTCTGATGGATGCCACCTCTGCCAAACAGCTTCAGGAATTAGATACTCAAGGTTTTTTTGCGGTCAGCCCGGCAGAAACTCAAGACCTGCAAGGTCTGGGGGAAGTGGAAGCCTGGTTGCTTACCCGCGATAAATCTGTGCATACTGCCCAGCCACTGATACGCCGCAGCACTCTGGAAATAGCTTCCCCCCTGGTAAAGAAACGGTAA
- a CDS encoding Maf family protein — MTDFLVLASASKARVKVLTAAGITPLVWAADIDEDAVRTNLVNATPAQVVTALAQAKARHVAQLITNTEQRRRQCLHLNQVTLNAIARLEVGDRLAVMGCDSMLLLNGKLRGKPHTFERALAQIHELSGASPVLFTGHCAISLIRTKEGFNCEQEVHGYSQATLYFSEISTEEARAYANSKEPLEVAGGFTIDGLGGAFIDSIKGDPHGIIGISLPLARKLLNELGFFWPNLWKGLPNQAPTDKVEL; from the coding sequence ATGACTGATTTCTTAGTCCTAGCCTCGGCATCTAAAGCACGGGTAAAAGTGCTGACTGCGGCAGGTATCACCCCCTTAGTTTGGGCAGCAGATATCGATGAGGACGCGGTGCGCACTAATTTGGTTAACGCCACCCCAGCCCAGGTAGTTACGGCTTTAGCCCAGGCAAAAGCCCGTCACGTCGCCCAGTTAATAACTAACACCGAGCAGCGCCGCCGGCAATGTTTACATCTCAACCAGGTCACTTTGAACGCAATTGCGAGATTGGAAGTGGGTGACCGGCTGGCGGTAATGGGCTGCGATTCCATGCTGCTACTAAATGGCAAACTCCGAGGAAAACCCCACACCTTCGAACGCGCCCTCGCCCAGATTCATGAACTTTCCGGGGCTTCCCCGGTGCTGTTCACCGGTCACTGCGCGATTTCCCTTATTCGCACCAAAGAGGGTTTTAACTGCGAGCAAGAAGTGCACGGATATTCTCAGGCCACGCTATATTTCAGCGAGATTAGCACTGAAGAGGCGCGCGCTTACGCAAATAGTAAAGAACCTTTGGAAGTAGCCGGTGGCTTTACCATCGATGGACTGGGAGGGGCATTTATTGACTCAATCAAGGGTGACCCACACGGAATTATTGGAATTTCTTTGCCGTTAGCGCGTAAACTATTAAATGAACTTGGCTTTTTTTGGCCAAATTTATGGAAGGGCTTACCAAATCAAGCCCCAACGGATAAGGTTGAGTTATGA
- a CDS encoding DapH/DapD/GlmU-related protein, translating to MSERKARGVGLATVSETGQTLDVWYPQPHLGYQPNETDEDLIHKLSQIEGHDTGRGVNRTATVVTIDLDESAHSTADAYLRLHLLSHRLVKPNTINLDGIFARLPTVAWTTEGPCAVEDFENTRMRMRLSYGHPIHLLSVDKFPPMVNYIIPSGVRIADGAKVRLGAYLAPGTTVMHAAFVNFNAGTLGACLIEGRVAQGVVIDDGSDIGGGASTETTLSGETGQQISLGKRCLLGANSGLGIALGDDCMVEPGLNLTASTKVSVLPHAGVAPSAEGYFAEPVVVPASELSGASDVIFRRNSQSGRVEALPRAGKEIKLATTARINP from the coding sequence ATGAGTGAACGAAAAGCACGCGGGGTAGGTCTCGCAACCGTCAGCGAAACTGGGCAAACCTTGGACGTTTGGTATCCGCAACCCCACCTGGGTTACCAACCAAATGAGACAGATGAAGATTTAATCCACAAACTAAGCCAGATTGAAGGACACGATACCGGACGTGGGGTTAACCGCACCGCCACAGTGGTAACCATCGATTTGGACGAGTCGGCGCACTCCACAGCCGATGCATATCTGCGCCTGCACCTACTTTCACACCGGCTAGTAAAACCGAACACCATTAACTTGGACGGGATTTTTGCTCGCCTCCCTACCGTAGCCTGGACCACGGAAGGTCCCTGCGCGGTCGAAGACTTTGAGAACACCCGCATGCGGATGCGCCTGAGCTATGGACATCCAATTCACCTGCTCAGCGTGGATAAGTTTCCCCCAATGGTTAACTACATTATCCCCTCTGGGGTGCGGATTGCCGACGGGGCGAAAGTTCGTCTCGGCGCCTATCTGGCTCCCGGCACTACCGTAATGCACGCCGCTTTCGTCAATTTCAATGCCGGCACCTTGGGCGCTTGCCTCATCGAGGGGCGGGTTGCCCAAGGGGTAGTAATCGATGACGGCTCCGATATTGGAGGAGGTGCCTCGACTGAAACCACCCTCTCGGGTGAAACCGGGCAACAGATTTCCCTCGGGAAACGCTGCTTGTTGGGCGCCAACTCGGGTCTGGGGATTGCCCTCGGCGATGACTGCATGGTGGAACCTGGTCTGAACTTGACCGCCAGCACTAAAGTTTCGGTGCTCCCCCACGCAGGCGTGGCGCCCTCTGCGGAAGGTTACTTCGCGGAGCCGGTAGTGGTTCCGGCCTCGGAACTTTCAGGCGCTTCGGACGTAATCTTCCGCCGTAACTCTCAATCGGGTCGGGTCGAAGCCCTGCCGCGCGCTGGCAAAGAAATCAAACTAGCCACCACCGCCCGCATCAACCCGTAG
- a CDS encoding response regulator, which produces MIIDDHEIVRRGIAEIVDRTADMEVVAEAGTVEDAVRRAELVRPDVVLVDLQMPDGTGIDVMKQLREVSPQSLAIVLTSFDDDDALAESLQAGAKAYVLKTVRGAEITDVIRAVVGGRVLLDERTVTRRRAGNEDPTANLTPAERKVLNLIGDGLSNREIGEKLGVAEKTVKNHITSLLAKMGLQRRTQVAAWVASQRSAAWRHQS; this is translated from the coding sequence ATGATTATTGACGACCACGAAATTGTGCGTCGAGGGATTGCGGAAATCGTAGATCGTACTGCCGATATGGAGGTAGTAGCCGAGGCGGGAACGGTTGAGGATGCGGTGCGTCGCGCGGAACTGGTGCGTCCTGACGTAGTACTGGTGGATTTGCAAATGCCCGATGGTACCGGCATTGATGTGATGAAACAGTTACGGGAGGTCTCTCCCCAGTCTCTGGCAATCGTACTCACTAGCTTTGATGACGATGATGCTTTAGCTGAATCCTTGCAGGCAGGAGCCAAAGCCTACGTACTTAAAACGGTAAGGGGAGCCGAAATTACTGACGTGATTCGGGCAGTAGTAGGCGGACGGGTGTTGCTCGATGAACGCACTGTTACCCGCCGCCGTGCCGGCAATGAAGATCCCACCGCTAATCTGACTCCGGCGGAACGCAAAGTCTTAAACCTCATCGGCGATGGGCTGTCTAACCGAGAAATCGGCGAAAAGCTGGGGGTTGCTGAAAAGACAGTGAAGAATCATATCACCTCGCTACTAGCCAAAATGGGGTTGCAGCGCCGCACGCAGGTAGCTGCTTGGGTTGCCAGTCAGCGTTCCGCCGCGTGGCGCCATCAATCGTAG
- the mutM gene encoding bifunctional DNA-formamidopyrimidine glycosylase/DNA-(apurinic or apyrimidinic site) lyase, which yields MPELPEVEVVRRGLEKQLIGAQIEKVEVLFPGSLRGQDAKRFSEALAGWTITNAVRRGKFLWLLGEDEEGEQTLYSLVIHLGMSGQLLINKPKIELSHRNQGHLRVRLTLKDGRTVNFVDQRTFGRMIVEPLVETKDKKPAGIGAESHLLPRNVEVNVARDVLDPHADLKKIAEKIHQRKSSIKHSLLDQKLVSGIGNIYADESLFAARTSPAQSANTISEERIVEIFKVAGKIMKAAIKHGGTSFDELYVDTSGNPGYFEQELKVYGRGGEPCKVCGTTLEKLQQSGRTATFCPQCQALEK from the coding sequence ATGCCAGAATTACCTGAGGTTGAGGTAGTGCGCCGCGGCCTCGAAAAGCAGCTAATCGGGGCGCAAATAGAAAAAGTTGAGGTACTGTTTCCTGGCTCCCTGCGCGGGCAAGATGCGAAACGTTTCAGCGAAGCATTAGCAGGGTGGACAATTACCAACGCTGTACGTCGCGGCAAGTTCCTGTGGCTATTAGGCGAAGACGAAGAAGGGGAACAAACCCTATATTCCCTGGTTATTCATCTGGGTATGTCCGGGCAGTTGCTAATCAATAAACCCAAGATTGAATTGTCCCATCGGAACCAAGGACATTTGCGGGTGCGGTTGACGCTAAAAGATGGCAGAACCGTTAATTTCGTGGATCAGCGCACCTTCGGGCGCATGATAGTCGAGCCGCTAGTGGAAACCAAGGACAAGAAACCGGCAGGTATTGGCGCTGAATCTCATTTGCTTCCCCGCAATGTCGAAGTAAACGTAGCTCGGGATGTGCTAGATCCTCACGCGGATTTAAAGAAAATTGCAGAGAAAATACATCAGCGCAAGAGCTCAATTAAGCACTCCCTTCTAGATCAAAAACTGGTATCCGGGATTGGGAATATCTATGCAGATGAATCCCTGTTTGCTGCCCGTACTAGTCCGGCACAAAGCGCTAATACCATTAGTGAAGAACGGATTGTGGAAATTTTTAAGGTTGCCGGCAAGATTATGAAAGCCGCAATTAAACACGGCGGAACTTCTTTCGATGAACTCTATGTAGATACCAGCGGGAACCCCGGGTATTTCGAGCAGGAACTAAAAGTTTATGGACGAGGCGGCGAACCCTGTAAGGTTTGCGGCACCACTTTAGAAAAACTGCAGCAATCTGGGCGTACCGCCACCTTCTGTCCCCAGTGTCAGGCATTGGAAAAGTAG
- the rnc gene encoding ribonuclease III has translation MSRGSQDLAKLLTKWGIELDPDMVVLALTHRSFAHEQDDLPNNERLEFLGDAVLQLIVTESLYRTYPSHPEGHLAKMRSATVSQPALAKVARDINLGEFILLGRGEDKTGGREKDSILSDTVEALIGATYLSHGLEPTRKVVENLLQELLEHALERGAVMDWKTTLQELTGQLGVHNVEFSVEGTGPDHNRRFKARALIGEREIGSGKGRSKKVAEHEAARQAVMTLREEHGVTTPLGF, from the coding sequence ATGAGTCGCGGTTCGCAAGACCTAGCGAAGCTGCTAACCAAATGGGGGATTGAGCTAGACCCCGATATGGTGGTGCTGGCTTTGACTCACCGTTCTTTCGCGCATGAACAAGACGACCTGCCCAATAATGAACGTCTAGAGTTCCTAGGTGACGCAGTGTTACAACTGATTGTTACCGAAAGCCTCTACCGCACTTATCCCTCCCATCCGGAAGGACATTTGGCGAAAATGCGTTCCGCCACGGTTTCCCAACCGGCATTAGCCAAGGTTGCCCGGGATATTAACCTCGGGGAATTTATATTATTAGGGCGCGGAGAAGATAAGACCGGAGGCCGCGAAAAAGACTCTATTCTCTCGGACACGGTAGAAGCCTTGATTGGTGCAACTTATCTAAGCCACGGACTGGAGCCTACCCGGAAGGTAGTAGAAAATCTGCTTCAAGAACTCTTAGAGCACGCCCTCGAGCGGGGAGCAGTTATGGATTGGAAAACTACTTTGCAAGAACTTACTGGTCAGTTAGGGGTTCATAATGTAGAGTTTTCAGTAGAGGGTACCGGTCCTGACCATAATCGCCGTTTTAAGGCACGAGCTCTTATCGGAGAACGGGAGATCGGTTCCGGGAAGGGACGTTCTAAGAAGGTGGCAGAACATGAAGCCGCCCGGCAAGCGGTAATGACGCTGCGAGAAGAACACGGGGTAACCACGCCGTTAGGGTTCTAG
- a CDS encoding YceD family protein has product MKQVKKAAIPLDLAGLGSAEGDSKSWRVQVELPAAIGTEDMAVPAGETLDLQVLAVAISEGVSISVSGQARTQGECVRCLEAAEKVIDFSLSRVYYYPDELAHLLNEVSDDSNMYAELDEVYQVCPDSRVDLEPLLIDAIVPQIPYSVLCSPDCPGLCPDCGIALAHAEAGHHHEKIDPRWSALKGIFD; this is encoded by the coding sequence ATGAAGCAAGTAAAAAAGGCAGCTATCCCCCTGGATTTAGCAGGTTTAGGCTCCGCTGAAGGCGACAGTAAATCATGGCGGGTGCAGGTGGAATTACCCGCCGCCATCGGCACCGAGGATATGGCGGTTCCGGCCGGGGAAACCCTGGATTTGCAGGTACTCGCGGTAGCGATTTCCGAAGGGGTATCTATCAGTGTCAGCGGGCAGGCACGTACCCAGGGGGAGTGTGTGCGCTGCCTGGAAGCGGCAGAAAAAGTCATCGATTTTTCTTTGAGTCGGGTCTATTACTATCCGGATGAGCTGGCGCACCTGCTAAATGAGGTGAGTGACGACTCAAACATGTATGCTGAGCTAGATGAGGTCTATCAGGTGTGCCCTGATTCTCGGGTAGATTTAGAGCCACTTCTGATAGACGCCATCGTGCCGCAAATTCCGTATTCGGTGCTGTGCAGCCCTGATTGCCCAGGGCTCTGCCCCGACTGTGGAATCGCTCTGGCACACGCCGAAGCCGGTCACCATCACGAAAAGATTGATCCGCGCTGGTCGGCGCTAAAGGGGATATTTGATTAA
- the coaD gene encoding pantetheine-phosphate adenylyltransferase, producing MSTVVCVGSYDPLTYGHLDVISRAAHIFERVIVAVAKNSQKNYLFTAAKREEFITQATADLPNVQAVTWEGLACDLATRYGAVALVKGIRNSKDTDSEMTQAFANRQLSGIDTILIPTSPENALISSSVVKEIAAYGGDVSGFVPPEVAQALQQAFTATSEDNIAPDHSLNPEA from the coding sequence ATGAGTACTGTTGTCTGCGTTGGATCCTACGACCCGTTAACCTACGGTCACCTGGATGTAATCAGTCGCGCAGCCCACATTTTTGAGCGTGTTATTGTGGCGGTTGCAAAAAACTCTCAGAAAAACTATCTTTTCACCGCTGCCAAGCGCGAAGAATTCATTACTCAAGCCACCGCAGACTTGCCGAATGTGCAGGCAGTTACCTGGGAGGGACTGGCTTGCGACCTCGCCACCCGCTATGGGGCAGTGGCGCTAGTGAAAGGGATTCGCAACTCTAAAGATACTGACAGCGAAATGACCCAGGCTTTCGCTAACCGGCAACTTTCCGGAATCGACACTATTTTGATTCCCACTTCCCCCGAAAACGCTCTAATCTCCTCCTCGGTAGTGAAAGAAATTGCTGCCTACGGGGGAGATGTCTCCGGATTTGTTCCCCCCGAAGTAGCCCAGGCGTTACAACAAGCGTTTACGGCAACCTCGGAAGATAACATCGCTCCCGACCATTCTTTGAACCCAGAAGCCTAA
- a CDS encoding RsmD family RNA methyltransferase: MTRIIAGAARGTQLAVPSCGTRPTQDRVREAIFSALQSRGATEDACVLDLFAGSGAYGFESLSRGALSLDLVDRAQSAAAAIRKNQAASAVFAEAKLYVQSALAFLASRWKGTDPNPQWELVFIDPPYIMKNSEILEILTQLLPLCDPDAWIVVERSARDEAPDWNEDDWEEDTRKIYGESAVYFLRPALDAI, translated from the coding sequence GTGACGAGAATAATAGCTGGAGCCGCCCGAGGCACTCAGCTAGCCGTACCCTCTTGTGGCACCCGCCCTACCCAAGACCGAGTTCGGGAGGCGATTTTCTCGGCTTTGCAATCTCGGGGAGCTACGGAAGATGCCTGTGTTTTGGATCTTTTTGCCGGCTCCGGAGCCTACGGATTTGAATCCCTTTCACGAGGAGCCCTCAGCCTAGACCTGGTTGATCGTGCCCAAAGCGCGGCTGCGGCAATCCGAAAGAACCAGGCGGCATCTGCGGTTTTTGCGGAAGCGAAACTATATGTGCAGTCAGCACTGGCTTTCTTGGCTTCGCGTTGGAAAGGAACCGACCCGAATCCCCAGTGGGAACTGGTTTTCATCGACCCTCCCTACATTATGAAAAATTCGGAAATCTTAGAGATATTAACGCAGCTGCTTCCCCTGTGTGACCCTGATGCCTGGATAGTAGTAGAGCGTTCGGCGCGCGATGAAGCCCCAGATTGGAACGAAGATGATTGGGAAGAAGACACCCGTAAAATCTACGGGGAAAGCGCCGTTTATTTCTTACGCCCCGCCCTCGACGCCATCTAA